The Podospora pseudocomata strain CBS 415.72m chromosome 3, whole genome shotgun sequence genome window below encodes:
- the PRM1 gene encoding plasma membrane fusion protein prm1 (EggNog:ENOG503NWR5; COG:S; BUSCO:EOG09261VUC) → MTYDEKGRAGGPTPVPPVPASLNANSWEIIDLDRSQQNQAAPKLQPHAHTDPTVTPYLGLRARLSQLWFNRWTVLLILVLVRVLLLTGSLNDNIGDAKVKALSACTKVEDVGSAMASMPHYLSVGVNSMAAEGIEKAVSAMVQILMLILTGVENLVYFVINMYVGTWACLIAALIHGALEVGAKGIEAATKFMNDAIGTLTGQISETIEDVQKALENVGDAVGNFAGNLIGPISIPKIDISRPLADLKDININSTDMVDSIVKLDKKVPTFDQVENFTKNAIGIPFQFVREQLNSSFGNYQFDKTVFPVAQKQALSFCSSNSFLNDFFQSLFEIIAKAKIAFLVAIPILAILAIILMGWIEIRRWRKEKERARVFTEHGYDPMDVVYIAGRPMTAGAGIWLGKRFRMTGRNHLLARWTVAYATSLPALFVLALAMAGFFSCFCQYLMLRAVQNKAPELATQVGNFAEDVVGTLQAVSTDWSDGANGVILGLQNDINNDVLGYVTNATKAVNNTLNTFEDEISKAVEAVFKDTVLFNVARDIVGCVILRKIDTVEKGLTWVHDHAKVTLPLFRNDMFSAGANDSVNGDGELTSFLATPASVTTDEITDAVAKVVSKLQSGIVQEALISLALLLVYVIIVLGGVVYALVRMTQNDKTRGLGGDRWGVKFGSRPNSFAPGDTAANRRHQRDVQADEQEEPSAYHDYRQEVVYAGSVKRGKVESEKWNTHARKSSYPTVEDSGYSGR, encoded by the coding sequence ATGACCTACGACGAGAAGGGCAGGGCCGGAGGGCCAACCCCGGTGCCGCCTGTTCCCGCCAGCCTCAACGCCAACTCCTGGGAGATAATCGACCTCGATAGAAGTCAGCAAAATCAGGCCGCTCCCAAGCTTCAACCACACGCCCACACCGATCCCACCGTCACTCCTTACCTCGGCCTCCGCGCCAGGCTCTCTCAGCTCTGGTTTAACCGCTGGACcgttctcctcatcctcgtcctcgtccgcgtcctcctcctcaccggcaGCCTCAACGACAATATCGGCGATGCCAAAGTCAAAGCTCTCTCAGCATGCACCAAGGTCGAAGATGTCGGGAGTGCCATGGCGTCCATGCCTCATTATTTGTCTGTGGGTGTCAActcgatggcggcggagggaATTGAGAAGGCTGTTTCTGCCATGGTTCAGATCCTGATGTTGATCCTCACTGGGGTCGAGAACCTGGTTTACTTTGTCATCAACATGTACGTTGGCACATGGGCCTGTCTCATTGCAGCTCTAATCCACGGTGCCCTCGAGGTTGGCGCTAAGGGCATCGAGGCGGCAACAAAGTTCATGAACGATGCCATTGGCACCCTCACTGGTCAGATTTCAGAGACTATCGAGGATGTACAGAAAGCTCTCGAGAACGTCGGTGATGCAGTCGGCAATTTCGCAGGCAACTTGATCGGCCCCATTTCGATTCCTAAGATTGACATCAGCCGCCCCCTTGCCGacctcaaggacatcaacatcaactcgACGGATATGGTTGATAGCATCgtcaagctcgacaagaaggTGCCTACCTTCGACCAGGTAGAGAATTTCACCAAGAACGCCATTGGCATCCCGTTCCAGTTCGTCAGAGAGCAGCTCAACTCCAGCTTTGGCAACTACCAGTTCGACAAGACCGTCTTCCCCGTTGCGCAGAAGCAGGCTCTTTCATTCTGCTCGTCCAACTCGTTCCTCAACGACTTTTTCCAATCGCTCTTCGAGATCATCGCCAAAGCCAAAATTGCCTTCTTGGTAGCCATCCCTATTCTGGCCATTCtggccatcatcctcatggGCTGGATTGAGATTCGCCGCTggagaaaggagaaggagagggccaGAGTGTTTACCGAGCATGGTTACGACCCGATGGATGTGGTCTATATTGCTGGCCGGCCGATGACTGCTGGTGCGGGAATCTGGCTTGGGAAGCGGTTCAGGATGACTGGCAGGAACCACCTTCTGGCGCGGTGGACGGTGGCCTATGCCACTTCGCTGCCGGCGCTGTTCGTTCTTGCCTTGGCCATGGCTGGATTCTTTAGCTGCTTCTGCCAGTACTTGATGCTGAGGGCTGTCCAGAATAAGGCTCCGGAGCTCGCTACTCAAGTCGGCAACTTTGCCGAAGATGTTGTTGGCACATTACAGGCTGTCTCGACGGACTGGTCGGATGGTGCGAACGGAGTGATCCTGGGCCTGCAGAacgacatcaacaacgacgtCCTCGGTTACGTCACCAACGCCACGAAGGCCGTCAACAACACTCTCAACACCTTTGAAGACGAGATCAGCAAAGCGGTCGAGGCTGTCTTCAAAGACACCGTTCTGTTCAACGTGGCCAGGGACATCGTTGGCTGTGTCATTTTGCGAAAGATTGACACGGTTGAGAAGGGGCTGACGTGGGTGCATGACCACGCCAAGGTGACGCTGCCGCTCTTCCGCAATGATATGTTCAGTGCCGGAGCCAACGACAGCGTCAATGGTGACGGTGAGCTGACCAGCTTCCTGGCTACGCCTGCTAGTGTCACGACGGATGAGATTACGGACGCGGTAGCCAAGGTCGTGAGCAAGCTGCAGAGCGGCATCGTTCAAGAGGCGCTCATCTCGCTGGCACTTCTTCTGGTTTATGTCATCATTGTTCTTGGGGGTGTGGTCTACGCGCTGGTCAGGATGACGCAGAACGACAAGACACGCGGTCTGGGCGGTGACAGATGGGGCGTGAAGTTTGGGAGCAGACCTAACAGTTTTGCTCCTGGCGACACAGCCGCCAACAGACGACACCAACGAGATGTCCAGGCAGACGAGCAGGAAGAGCCGAGTGCGTATCATGACTACCGACAAGAGGTGGTTTATGCCGGGAGCGTCAAGAGGGGGAAGGTCGAGTCGGAGAAGTGGAATACGCATGCGAGAAAGAGCAGTTACCCTACCGTTGAGGATTCCGGGTACTCTGGCCGATAG
- a CDS encoding hypothetical protein (COG:S; EggNog:ENOG503PAXW), with the protein MDSLAEEIGKPPYWITALTSVHQHGLDLLQQIQSGAAVDIPTATQTIDKLEALASTCFNAYDNEFILFGTGSDASLGSLMTTIWELKRAVFSQRTTPLSEVSNVCPCCAWALRRVGNGIVASARGGCDLCRYLKDGMEKKGVDLNPLRPRSENTKVGVWIEFRYVPRKASGNDVRPVLTHALEYGSVFLSTTSPWYSTPVWQFMVESGNKQVADELQIFSPPQQEPWSAPNISFTQSILNAAQPATTKFKPTRLLSLPPSPNSAIKLTTTTHLPHPVQYAALSYCWGPPSDAIQQTTLTTSSLPSRMTSIPLSDLSPVMLDAVKVCRSLGIPYLWIDALCIIQDSKTDWEFESQQMARIYEHSYLTICAASSSSCLEGFLSKRVVYPEYRYTSPAKGIVNGVFTLRSVPSNSDETLAAKASSPPLEQDLSVTSWSERGWVFQERAMSTSKLFFGKSMLHVQTNSLVLSENGHQSEVKANNNHDDGNTSPNTTPLSLLPPLLLHDDKTNNPYDLWLSVVLKFVHLKWTIEEDLLPGLSGPASRFNDIMPPNDAYLAGHWRSDLHASLLWVAGRRGHHPRPNTLPSLLQSLQKGNPLHCPSWSWPGRRDDIFRFVHSLPDGRKCRVRTHLRPEFSLVKSNVQAEGVVNPFGRLSPEVNSLVVSGKVIPMSDFLPPDKPKWEFTTESAEWRCANAEKGYLIMVSHDWDDDAAGGSNPAVTTEEELSKIKLLLLSSCCSLSELPAGSIKPGAEATTKILFPTEHSRTFLDDPDFQSGGGAGATCSFCQDQKRKRDVWGLLLYPADSQGRHYRVGIFYSRAQHGGSEVFNEAQTCEVELM; encoded by the exons ATGGACTCACTCGCCGAAGAGATAGGGAAGCCGCCATACTGGATCACAGCCTTGACTAGTGTTCACCAACATGGGCTTGATCTTCTGCAGCAGATTCAGTCCGGTGCCGCAGTTGACATCCCCACGGCTACCCAAACAATCGACAAGCTCGAGGCGTTGGCTTCCACGTGTTTCAACGCGTACGACAATGAATTCATTCTCTTTGGAACCGGCTCAGACGCGAGTCTTGGTAGTCTTATGACAACCATTTGGGAGCTGAAGCGCGCCGTGTTTTCTCAGCGGACGACGCCTCTGTCAGAAGTTTCCAATGTGTGTCCGTGTTGCGCTTGGGCTTTGAGGCGGGTTGGCAATGGAATTGTTG CGTCGGCTCGGGGGGGCTGTGATTTGTGTCGGTATCTGAAGGACGggatggagaaaaagggggtggatttGAATCCACTTCGTCCTAGATCGGAAAACACTAAAGTTGGGGTCTGGATTGAGTTCCGTTATGTGCCCCGAAAGGCATCCGGGAACGACGTTCGACCAGTGCTGACACATGCTCTCGAATATGGCTCGGTGTTTCTGTCAACTACCTCCCCATGGTATTCGACGCCTGTGTGGCAGTTTATGGTTGAATCTGGGAATA AGCAAGTCGCAGACGAGTTACAAATCTTCTCCCCACCACAGCAGGAGCCATGGTCAGCCCCCAACATCAGCTTCACCCAATCCATCCTCAACGCAGCACAACCAGCAACCACGAAATTCAAACCAacccgcctcctctccctccccccatcccccaactcGGCCATcaaactcaccaccaccacccacctcccccatcccgttCAATACGCAGCCCTAAGCTACTGTTGGGGCCCCCCTTCAGACGCGATCCAGCAAACAACCCTCACAACCTcgtccctcccctcccgtaTGACCAGCATTCCCCTTTCCGATCTCTCTCCTGTCATGCTTGACGCAGTAAAGGTCTGCCGCTCCCTTGGCATCCCTTACCTCTGGATCGACGCTTTATGTATCATCCAGGACAGTAAGACAGACTGGGAGTTTGAGTCACAACAAATGGCGCGGATCTATGAACATTCTTACCTTACCATCTGTGCCGCGAGTTCGTCATCCTGTCTGGAGGGGTTCCTGTCCAAGCGAGTTGTTTACCCTGAATATAGGTACACATCCCCTGCCAAGGGCATAGTTAACGGGGTGTTTACACTCCGATCGGtgcccagcaacagcgaTGAGACGCTGGCAGCAAAggcatcctccccaccgctAGAGCAGGATCTATCCGTCACGAGCTGGAGCGAAAGGGGGTGGGTATTCCAGGAACGGGCCATGTCCACCAGCAAATTATTCTTCGGCAAGTCGATGCTCCACGTCCAAACCAACTCTCTTGTCCTCTCCGAAAACGGCCACCAGTCTGAAGTAaaagccaacaacaaccacgacgacggcaacacatcacccaacaccacccccctttccctcctcccccctctcctcctccacgacgacaagaccaacaacccctACGACCTCTGGCTATCCGTCGTCTTGAAATTCGTGCACTTGAAATGGACAATAGAAgaggacctcctccccggtTTGTCCGGTCCGGCCTCCAGATTCAACGACATCATGCCCCCCAACGACGCCTATCTCGCGGGACACTGGCGGTCCGACCTCCACGCCAGCCTCCTCTGGGTCGCCGGCCGCCGTggtcaccacccccgtcccaacaccctcccatCGCTGCTGCAATCCCTCCAAAAAGGCAACCCCCTCCACTGCCCCAGCTGGTCCTGGCCAGGCCGCAGGGACGACATCTTCCGCTTCGTGCACAGCCTACCCGACGGGAGGAAATGTCGTGTCCGAACCCACCTGCGGCCGGAGTTCAGCCTAGTCAAATCAAACGTGCaagcggagggggtggtgaaccCCTTTGGGAGGCTGAGCCCGGAGGTCAACTCGCTCGTCGTTTCCGGGAAGGTCATTCCCATGTCAGACTTCCTCCCCCCTGACAAACCCAAATGGGAGTTCACCACCGAGAGCGCGGAGTGGCGGTGCGCAAACGCCGAAAAGGGGTACCTCATCATGGTGTCGCATGactgggatgatgatgctgctggtggatCTAACCCAGCGGTGACGACAGAGGAGGAATTGTCAAAGATcaagctgcttctgctgTCGAGCTGCTGCTCGTTGTCCGAGTTGCCTGCTGGCAGCATCAAACCAGGTGCAGAAGCAACGACCAAAATTCTCTTCCCAACAGAACACAGCAGGACATTTCTCGACGACCCGGACTTTCAgtcgggagggggggcaggggcGACTTGCTCGTTTTGTCAGGACCAGAAACGCAAGAGAGATGTCTGGGGTCTGTTGCTCTATCCAGCTGACTCACAAGGGAGGCACTACAGGGTGGGCATCTTTTACTCTCGTGCTCAGCACGGTGGCTCGGAAGTGTTCAACGAGGCACAAACGTGCGAGGTTGAACTCATGTAG
- the TRP3_1 gene encoding anthranilate synthase / indole-3-glycerol phosphate synthase (BUSCO:EOG09260XOG; COG:E; EggNog:ENOG503NUJ5) produces the protein MEGLKQTFARCKAQNRSALVTYVTAGFPNPAATPDVLLAMEKGGADVIELGVPFSDPIADGPTIQTANTIALQHGVTTEGVLDMVRVARKRGLKAPILLMGYYNPLLSYGEERLLKDCKEAGVNGFIIVDLPPEEAVSFRRLCTRGGLSYVPLIAPATSDARMRILCQLADSFIYVVSRQGVTGASGTLNAHLPELLARVKKYSGDKPAAVGFGVSTRDHFQSVSQLADGVVVGSQIVTTIMNAAENEINKAVQEYCGYLCGRTTSPEEEATREVGILEAINGAQETGDVSVDAVIKETDDLVAQLDMINSDLPKRFGEFGGQYVPESLMDCLSELEDGFNKIKDDPAFWEEYRSHYPWMGRPGHLHLAERLTEHAGGANIWLKREDLNHTGSHKINNALGQLLLARRLGKTKIIAETGAGQHGVATATVCAKFGMECTVFMGAEDVRRQALNVFRMKLLGAKVVAVEAGSRTLRDAVNEALRSWVVNLEDTHYIIGSAIGPHPFPTIVRTFQSVIGRETKQQMLEKRGKLPDAVVACVGGGSNAVGMFYPFAEDRSVKMLGVEAGGDGVDTLRHSATLTAGSKGVLHGVRTYILQNEHGQIDETHSVSAGLDYPGVGPELSNWKDTDRAKFIACTDAQAFIGFRLMSQLEGIIPALESSHGIWGAIELAKTMKKGEDVVICLSGRGDKDVQSVADELPKIGPVIGWDLRF, from the exons ATGGAAGGCCTCAAGCAGACGTTTGCTCGCTGCAAGGCGCAGAACAGG TCTGCCCTTGTCACCTATGTCACGGCCGGTTTCCCCAACCCCGCAGCCACTCCCGATGTCCTTCTGGCTATGGAGAAGGGCGGCGCCG ATGTTATTGAGCTCGGCGTTCCGTTCTCTGACCCAATTGCCGATGGCCCTACCATCCAGACTGCCAACACC ATCGCTCTCCAGCATGGCGTGACCACCGAGGGCGTCCTCGACATGGTCCGCGTGGCCCGCAAGCGTGGCCTCAAGGCTCCCATTCTCCTCATGGGCTActacaaccccctcctcagctACGGCGAGGAGCGTCTCCTCAAGGACTGCAAGGAAGCCGGTGTCAATGGCTTCATCATTGTCGATCTGCCCCCCGAGGAGGCCGTCTCCTTCCGCAGACTCTGCACCCGCGGCGGTCTCTCCTACGTCCCCCTCATTGCTCCCGCCACCTCGGATGCCCGCATGCGTATCCTCTGCCAGCTCGCCGACTCCTTCATCTACGTCGTCTCTCGCCAGGGCGTCACCGGTGCTAGTGGCACCCTGAACGCTCACTTGCCGGAGCTCCTCGCCCGTGTGAAGAAGTACAGTGGCGACAAGCCCGCGGCCGTCGGTTTCGGTGTCAGCACTCGCGATCACTTCCAGTCCGTGTCTCAGCTTGcagatggtgttgtcgtcggcAGTCAGATTGTTACTACCATTATGAACGCCGCCGAGAACGAGATCAACAAGGCTGTGCAGGAGTACTGCGGTTACCTTTGCGGtcgcaccacctcccccgaggaggaggccaccCGCGAGGTTGGCATTCTCGAGGCCATCAACGGTGCTCAGGAGACTGGAGATGTGTCCGTGGATGCTGTCATCAAGGAGACGGATGACCTTGTTGCCCAGCTCGACATGATCAACTCTGATCTCCCCAAGCGTTTCGGCGAGTTTGGTGGCCAGTACGTCCCCGAGTCCCTGATGGACTGCCTTTCCGAGCTTGAGGACGGcttcaacaagatcaaagaTGACCCGGCTTTCTGGGAGGAGTACCGCTCTCACTACCCCTGGATGGGCCGCCCCGGTCACCTCCATCTGGCTGAGCGCCTGACGGAACACGCTGGTGGTGCGAACATCTGGCTTAAGAGAGAGGATCTCAACCACACCGGTTCCCACAAGATCAACAACGCCCTCGGTCAGCTCCTTCTCGCCAGGAGATTGGGCAAGACCAAGATTATTGCCGAGACCGGTGCCGGCCAGCACGGTGTAGCCACAGCTACCGTCTGTGCTAAGTTCGGCATGGAGTGCACTGTTTTCATGGGCGCTGAGGATGTTCGCCGACAGGCTCTTAATGTGTTCCGCATGAAGCTTCTCGGCGCCAAGGTCGTTGCCGTCGAGGCTGGCAGTCGCACCCTCCGCGACGCCGTCAACGAGGCTCTCCGCTCTTGGGTCGTCAACCTCGAGGACACCCATTACATCATTGGATCTGCCATCGgtccccaccccttccccaccatTGTCCGCACCTTCCAGTCCGTCATTGGCAGAGAGACCAAGCAGCAGATGCTCGAGAAGCGTGGCAAGCTCCCCGATGCCGTCGTTGCTTGCGTCGGTGGCGGCTCCAACGCCGTCGGCATGTTCTACCCCTTCGCCGAGGACAGGAGCGTCAAGATGTTGGGCGTggaggctggtggtgacggtgtcgATACCCTTCGCCACAGTGCTACTCTCACTGCTGGCTCCAAGGGTGTTCTCCACGGCGTCCGGACCTACATCCTTCAGAACGAGCACGGCCAGATCGACGAGACCCACTCCGTCTCCGCCGGTCTCGACTACCCCGGCGTCGGCCCCGAGTTGTCCAACTGGAAGGATACCGACCGTGCCAAGTTCATTGCTTGCACTGATGCCCAGGCCTTTATTGGTTTCCGTCTGATGAGTCAACTGGAGGGTATCATTCCCGCCCTTGAGTCTTCCCACGGTATCTGGGGCGCCATTGAGCTCGCCAAGACCATGaagaagggcgaggacgTTGTCATTTGCCTGAGTGGCCGTGGCGACAAGGACGTGCAGAGCGTTGCTGATGAGCTGCCCAAGATTGGACCTGTCATTGGCTGGGACTTGCGCTTCTAA
- the HAS1 gene encoding ATP-dependent RNA helicase (COG:A; BUSCO:EOG09261F73; EggNog:ENOG503NUXT) translates to MASDPTSKKRKLKSEKTSVTKKVKKAKRDPTPEESEDAEIEDAPVAPESVADEEVEAASTKDDSEDEDDDQNGSSDLTPPKADAPLIAPGLDTNATDFAQLNLSERTMKAIEEMGFTKMTEIQRRGIPPLLAGKDVLGAAKTGSGKTLAFLIPAIEMLHSLRFKPRNGTGVIVVTPTRELALQIFGVARELMKHHSQTYGVCIGGANRRAEADKLGKGVNLLIATPGRLLDHLQNTPFVFKNLKSLIIDEADRILEIGFEDEMRQIVKILPKDERQTMLFSATQTTKVEDLARISLRPGPLYINVDEEKQYSTVEGVDQGYVIVDADKRFLLLFSFLKKMSKKKVIVFFSSCNSVKYYSELLQYIDLPVLDLHGKQKQQKRTNTFFEFCNATQGTLICTDVAARGLDIPAVDWIVQFDPPDDPRDYIHRVGRTARGNNTKGRSLLFLQPCELGFLAHLKAAKVPVVEYDFPKNKILNVQSQLEKLIGSNYYLNQSAKDGYRSYLHAYASHSLRSVFDIHKLDLVKVAKSFGFATPPRVDITLSASMSRDKKPQGRRPYGSQPKQERR, encoded by the exons ATGGCCTCCGATCCCACCAgcaagaagcgcaagctcAAGTCCGAGAAGACTTCGGTcaccaagaaggtcaagaaaGCCAAGAGAGACCCGACCCCCGAGGAAAGCGAAGATGCTGAGATCGAGGATGCCCCCGTTGCGCCCGAGTCTGTTGCCGACGAGGAAGTCGAGGCTGCTTCCACCAAAGACGActccgaggacgaggacgatgaccAGAATGGCAGCAGCGACCTGACACCCCCCAAGGCCGATGCACCCCTGATTGCCCCCGGGCTCGACACCAACGCGACCGACTTCGCCCAGCTCAACCTCTCCGAAAGGACGATGAAGGCGATCGAGGAGATGGGTTTCACAAAGATGACCGAGATTCAGAGACGGGGCATCCCGCCACTTCTCGCCGGCAAGGATGTTCTGGGAGCGGCCAAGACAGGTTCCGGAAAGACTCTTGCTTTCTTGATTCCCGCCATTGAGATGCTGCACTCGTTGCGCTTCAAGCCAAGAAACGGAACTGGTGTCATTGTGGTGACCCCCACTCGCGAGCTGGCCCTGCAGATCTTTGGTGTTGCGCGCGAGTTGATGAAGCACCACTCTCAGACCT ATGGTGTGTGCATTGGTGGCGCAAACCGCAGGGCTGAGGCCGACAAGCTCGGGAAGGGTGTCAATCTGCTCATTGCTACCCCCGGTAGACTGCTCGATCATCTCCAGAACACGCCCTTCGTCTTCAAGAACCTCAAGTCCCTGATTATCGACGAGGCCGACCGTATTCTCGAGATTGGTTTCGAGGATGAAATGCGCCAGATTGTCAAGATTCTCCCCAAGGATGAGCGCCAGACTATGCTCTTCTCCGCCACACAAACAACCAAGGTCGAGGATCTTGCCAGGATATCTCTCCGGCCCGGACCCCTCTACATCAAcgttgacgaggagaagcagTACAGCACAGTGGAAGGCGTCGACCAAGGCTACGTCATTGTCGATGCCGACAAGCgtttcctcctcttgttctctttcctcaagaagatgtccaagaagaaggttaTCGTTTTCTTCTCGTCTTGCAACTCGGTCAAGTACTACAGCGAACTTTTGCAGTACATTGACCTGCCGGTCCTTGATCTCCACGgcaagcagaagcagcagaagcgcaccaacaccttctttGAGTTCTGCAACGCCACACAGGGTACCCTGATCTGCACGGACGTTGCTGCTCGTGGTCTCGATATCCCCGCTGTTGATTGGATCGTCCAGTTCGACCCTCCTGATGATCCTCGCGACTACATTCACCGTGTCGGCCGTACAGCCCgtggcaacaacaccaagggTCGGTCGCTCCTCTTCTTGCAGCCCTGCGAGCTTGGTTTCTTGGCCCAtctcaaggctgccaaggtcCCCGTCGTCGAGTACGATTTCCCCAAGAATAAGATCCTCAACGTGCAGTCtcagctggagaagctcaTTGGCAGCAACTACTACCTCAACCAGAGCGCCAAGGACGGTTACCGGTCGTATCTCCATGCTTATGCCTCGCACAGTCTGCGCAGTGTATTTGACATCCACAAGTTGGATCTCGTCAAGGTGGCCAAG AGCTTCGGTTTTGCTACGCCACCAAGGGTTGACATTACTCTGTCAGCCAGCATGAGCAGGGATAAGAAGCCACAAGGGAGAAGGCCGTACGGCAGCCAACCTAAGCAGGAGCGGAGGTAA
- a CDS encoding hypothetical protein (COG:E; EggNog:ENOG503P0ND) encodes MVSLHPLLDNGITPGSGSFPGGTLKCLCPSSPVEITLTTNVAHNHACGCSKCWKPAGALFSIVGVVPRNELSVTANGDKLVIVDESAVIQRYACKECGTHLYGRIEKEHPFYGLDFVHAELSEEEGWQEPQFAAFVSSVIEQGFDPAKIGEVRARFRELGLETYDSLSPPLMDAIAAWTGRKNGKLPAAA; translated from the coding sequence ATGGTCTCTCtacaccccctcctcgacaacgGCATCACCCCCGGCTCGGGCTCGTTCCCTGGCGGCACCCTCAAATGcctctgcccctcctcccccgtcgagatcaccctcaccaccaacgtcgCTCACAACCACGCCTGCGGCTGCTCCAAATGCTGGAAGCCCGCCGgcgccctcttctccatcgtcgGCGTCGTGCCCCGCAACGAGCTCTCCGTCACCGCCAACGGGGACAAGCTAGTCATTGTGGACGAGTCGGCCGTCATTCAGCGGTACGCCTGCAAGGAATGCGGGACTCATCTGTACGGGAGGATTGAGAAGGAGCATCCGTTCTACGGACTGGATTTTGTGCATGCTGAGttgagcgaggaggaggggtggcaGGAGCCGCAGTTTGCGGCTTTTGTGAGCAGTGTTATTGAGCAGGGGTTTGATCCGGCCaagattggggaggtgagggcgaggttTAGGGAGTTAGGTTTAGAGACGTATGATAGTTTGAGTCCGCCGTTGATGGATGCGATTGCTGCTtggacggggaggaagaatggGAAGTTGCCTGCGGCGGCTTGA
- a CDS encoding hypothetical protein (COG:Q; EggNog:ENOG503Q40K), with translation MTTLPITPSLIPPLTGRTALITGGSSEITLSTALLLAEKGCSKVIILDPEHNDSLLTPDPGIPSCLAFLRVDVRDWKELKAAVKGCGEVDYAFYVPGPERILFEVGGEGDDDREGENGVGMDWAREVRTVGDFVKVCWAVMARSGVGRLGDEKGKGGSVVICVPGGAGGYMSCHVLPPVGMPGEGVMDGCAGSAILGMIRSLRTVAIQDGVAINGVAVGPTFPFTSDAMLPTTPLPPLTPGVQLEKLPVKTADEIALALVFSATATQKRKVEVYGKEKDSDLFAGKKEDRKWNGRVIFTTGTSPMAYTEVEEGMADLRRWWLGKENVRMVRMQQAVGDFRPFEVDHKREP, from the exons ATGACCACCCTTCCCataaccccctccctcatcccccccctcacggGAAGAACAGCCCTCATAACAGGCGGCTCCTCCGAAATAACCCTCTCCACTGCTCTCTTGCTGGCCGAAAAAGGCTGCTCAAAagtcatcatcctcgacccAGAACACAACGACTCTTTACTCACACCAGATCCAGGCATACCTTCTTGCCTGGCTTTTCTGAGAGTTGACGTCAGGGATTGGAAGGAGCTAAAAGCTGCGGTAAAGGGATGCGGAGAAGTTGACTACGCGTTTTATGTACCAGGGCCAGAGAGGATTCTcttcgaggttgggggtgaaggtgatgatgatcggGAAGGCGAAAacggggtggggatggactgggcgagggaggtgaggacTGTGGGGGACTTTGTGAAAGTTTGTTGGGCGGTTATGGCGCGGTCGGGTGTTGGGAGGCtgggggatgagaaggggaaaggggggagtgTGGTCATTTGTGTAccgggtggtgctgggggttACATGTCTTGTCATGTGCTGCCTCCTGTGGGGATGCCTGGGGAGGGCgtgatggatgggtgtgCGGGTTCTGCT ATCCTAGGAATGATACGCTCGCTGAGGACGGTTGCTATTCAAGACGGGGTAGCTATCAAtggggttgctgttggccCTACGTTTCCGTTTACTTCAGATGCGATGCTACCAACGACACCGTTGCCTCCTTTGACACCGGGTGTTCAGCTGGAGAAGCTTCCCGTCAAAACTGCCGATGAGATTGCCCTTGCACTTGTCTTTTCGGCCACAGCGACACAAAAAAGGAAGGTGGAAGTGTAcggaaaggagaaggattCTGATCTGTTTgctgggaagaaggaggacagGAAGTGGAATGGGAGAGTCATCTTCACAACAGGGACATCCCCAATGGCGTACAcagaggtcgaggagggaaTGGCTGATCTGCGAAGGTGGTGGCTGGGAAAGGAGAATGTGAGGATGGTAAGGATGCAGCAGGCGGTTGGAGACTTTAGGCCTTTCGAGGTGGATCACAAACGGGAGCCTTGA
- a CDS encoding hypothetical protein (EggNog:ENOG503PQDE): MKVSFLTTLFLGVVLALETPVLERRARAGTLRKFNGAAPPPRAAKVPSSAPAGYKTSVATANVKLSTDSLTPATLRRREDQVESRQVSASDFFECYNANPAPRPQDCDVIVDQVSSSNDLLIVSASSCLVFSFGTCQAFFCSLCTTLTTDTNFIADQLDIVDALCVEGGQTGSIVGEDAPQWDAGFTYAGAGLPFYDVC, from the exons ATGAAGGTCTCTTTCCTCACCACTCTCTTCCTGGGCGTCGTCCTCGCTCTCGAGACTCCTGTTCTCGAAAGACGGGCACGTGCCGGTACCCTTCGCAAATTCAACGGCgccgctccccctcctcgtgCTGCCAAAGTCCCCTCCAGCGCTCCCGCCGGCTACAAGACAAGCGTGGCCACAGCCAACGTTAAGCTGTCAACCGACTCACTCACTCCTGCCACCCTCCGCCGCAGGGAGGACCAGGTGGAGAGCCGTCAAGTTTCTGCCAGTGATTTCTTTGAATGCTACAATGCC AACCCCGCCCCCCGACCCCAAGACTGCGACGTAATCGTCGACCAAGTCTCCAGCTCCAATGACCTGCTCATCGTCTCGGCCAGCTCGTGTCTTGTCTTCTCTTTTGGCACCTGCCAGGCCTTCTTCTGCAGCTTGTGCACCACCCTGACGACAGACACCAACTTTATCGCCGATCAGCTCGATATTGTTGATGCGCTGTGTGTTGAGGGCGGGCAGACGGGATCGATTGTGGGCGAGGATGCCCCTCAGTGGGATGCCGGGTTTACTTATGCTGGGGCTGGGTTGCCTTTTTATGATGTTTGCTGA